From one Butyricimonas faecihominis genomic stretch:
- a CDS encoding shikimate kinase produces MPEVKSMKYFIVGYMASGKSTFGKELAKDKGLPFLDLDESVESREGRSISEIFAKEGEEYFRKREREILHEICNETDEFVLATGGGTPCFFDNMDYMNQEGTTVFLNTSSLVIVDRLKRQRSNRPLLAMYSDNELEFFVREHLESRLPFYLKAKEQI; encoded by the coding sequence ATGCCGGAAGTGAAAAGTATGAAGTACTTTATCGTGGGATATATGGCGAGTGGCAAGTCCACGTTCGGGAAGGAATTGGCCAAAGATAAAGGACTTCCTTTTCTGGATCTGGACGAGAGTGTCGAGAGCAGAGAGGGACGGTCGATTTCGGAGATTTTTGCCAAGGAGGGGGAGGAGTATTTCCGGAAGAGGGAACGGGAGATCTTGCATGAGATATGTAACGAGACGGATGAATTTGTGCTGGCCACGGGAGGGGGAACACCTTGTTTCTTTGACAATATGGACTATATGAACCAAGAGGGAACGACTGTTTTCTTGAACACGTCATCTCTTGTTATTGTCGATCGTTTGAAACGGCAACGCTCTAATCGGCCTTTGTTGGCGATGTATTCCGATAATGAGTTGGAGTTTTTTGTCCGGGAACATCTGGAATCCCGGCTTCCTTTTTATTTGAAAGCAAAAGAACAGATATAG
- a CDS encoding fumarylacetoacetate hydrolase family protein translates to MKLLCVEYNEAGEVAYNVIGDNALLRNNDDFYIPAFATELSCVPQIVLRVGKIGKHVAERFAGRYYEEVGVGIRFYADNLERELLAASLSPTAAMAFDSSAAISPMKSLVDVSLGDMIFLFELNGESVLTRKVCEISQKPEKTLAAMSEYYMLKIGDFLFCGGVFRQRNLSIGDHLRVLLDGECLLDFQVK, encoded by the coding sequence ATGAAATTACTTTGTGTGGAGTATAATGAGGCGGGTGAGGTTGCCTATAATGTCATTGGCGATAATGCCCTCCTGCGAAACAATGATGATTTCTATATTCCGGCTTTTGCCACCGAGTTGAGTTGTGTACCGCAAATAGTATTACGGGTTGGGAAGATCGGAAAACACGTGGCCGAACGTTTTGCCGGACGGTATTACGAGGAGGTGGGAGTCGGAATCCGTTTCTATGCGGATAATCTGGAAAGAGAATTGTTGGCGGCTTCTTTGTCTCCTACGGCGGCAATGGCTTTTGATTCTTCGGCGGCAATTTCACCGATGAAATCATTGGTGGACGTCTCGCTGGGAGATATGATCTTTTTATTTGAATTGAACGGTGAGAGCGTTCTCACACGTAAAGTTTGTGAGATTTCGCAAAAACCGGAGAAGACACTTGCAGCAATGTCTGAGTATTATATGTTGAAAATAGGAGACTTCTTGTTTTGTGGGGGTGTTTTTCGACAAAGGAATTTATCAATAGGAGATCACCTTCGGGTGCTTTTAGACGGGGAATGTTTGCTGGACTTTCAGGTAAAATGA
- a CDS encoding biotin--[acetyl-CoA-carboxylase] ligase gives MIQEYQVSGFRVREYEELESTNTEAERVGWSELEDKMVILTYRQTQGRGQVGNHWESEPGKNISMTVVFKPRELLAGQQFAVSMVIALGACDFISRYVSGCSVKWPNDIYVGDRKISGILIEHSIMGRYVGGSLCGIGVNINQERFLSDAPNPVSLFQLIGEEIPVKRALEELLDCIGKRYETIRDYEGMERDFLKVLYRREGVYDWEDERGMFRASIRGVNEFGQLVLEDVEGNERVYGFKEISYKF, from the coding sequence ATGATACAAGAATATCAAGTTAGCGGTTTTCGGGTGAGGGAATACGAGGAGTTGGAGTCCACGAACACGGAAGCAGAACGTGTGGGGTGGAGCGAGTTGGAAGATAAGATGGTGATTTTGACGTATAGGCAGACACAAGGTCGGGGACAAGTGGGGAATCATTGGGAGAGCGAGCCGGGGAAGAATATATCCATGACGGTGGTGTTTAAGCCGCGGGAGTTACTGGCGGGGCAACAGTTTGCCGTGTCGATGGTGATTGCTTTGGGGGCTTGTGATTTTATTTCCCGTTACGTGAGCGGGTGTTCCGTGAAGTGGCCGAATGATATTTACGTGGGGGATCGGAAGATTTCCGGGATATTGATCGAACATTCCATCATGGGGCGTTACGTGGGAGGTTCTTTGTGCGGTATCGGAGTGAATATTAATCAGGAACGTTTCTTGTCGGATGCTCCGAATCCGGTTTCCTTGTTTCAGTTGATCGGGGAGGAAATTCCCGTGAAGCGTGCGTTGGAGGAGTTGCTGGATTGTATTGGAAAGCGATATGAAACAATACGGGATTACGAGGGGATGGAACGTGATTTTTTGAAGGTGTTGTACCGTCGGGAGGGAGTGTATGATTGGGAAGATGAACGGGGAATGTTCCGGGCATCGATTCGGGGGGTAAACGAGTTCGGACAGCTGGTGTTGGAGGACGTGGAGGGGAATGAGCGGGTATATGGCTTTAAGGAAATCTCCTATAAATTTTAG
- a CDS encoding DNA topoisomerase IV subunit B produces the protein MVENYSEDSIRTLDWREHIRLRPGMYIGKLGDGAAMDDGIYILVKEVVDNSIDEFAMGAGSEIIIKVEERTVSVRDFGRGIPLGKLIDVASKMNTGAKYDSEAFKKSVGLNGVGIKAVNALSESFIIQSFRDGETKRVRFNKALIVEDQEVVPTTEPNGTLVTFIADKELFGNYHYIMDYLEAMFKNYVFLNSGLTINFNGQKLHSKRGLYDLLSENMSGEGLYPIIHLRGNDIEMAMTHGRQYGEEYYSFVNGQHTTQGGTHLIAFREAVVKTIRDFYKKDFDLADIRTSIIAAISIKVQEPMFESQTKTKLGSKDIAPEGPSVRNFIFDFVTKELDNYLHRNPDTAELLLRKIVETEKERKAMSGIQKIARERAKQVSLHNRKLRDCRVHFNSNHERKTESSIFITEGDSASGSITKSRDVNTQAVFSLRGKPLNSYGLTKKIVYENEEFNLLQAALNIENGIEELRYNNIIIATDADVDGMHIRLLLLTFFLQFFPDVVRSGHLYILQTPLFRVRNKKETRYCYSDAEREKAIKQLGPKPEITRFKGLGEISPDEFGGFIGKDIRLEPVRMTKQDPIGTILSYYMGKNTNERQDFIIDNLYVEKDEI, from the coding sequence ATGGTAGAGAACTATTCGGAAGATTCTATTCGGACGCTGGACTGGAGGGAACATATACGCTTGCGCCCCGGTATGTATATCGGAAAATTGGGGGACGGAGCGGCAATGGACGATGGAATATACATACTGGTTAAAGAGGTGGTGGATAATAGTATTGACGAGTTCGCGATGGGAGCGGGGAGCGAGATTATTATCAAGGTAGAGGAACGGACAGTTTCGGTACGGGATTTCGGACGAGGAATTCCGTTGGGTAAATTGATTGACGTGGCATCGAAGATGAACACGGGTGCCAAGTATGATTCCGAGGCTTTCAAAAAATCCGTGGGATTGAACGGTGTCGGTATAAAAGCCGTGAACGCTCTTTCCGAGAGTTTTATCATCCAGTCCTTCCGGGACGGGGAGACGAAACGGGTGCGATTCAACAAAGCGCTGATCGTGGAAGATCAGGAGGTGGTCCCGACCACGGAACCGAATGGTACGCTGGTGACTTTCATTGCGGACAAGGAGCTGTTCGGTAATTATCATTACATCATGGATTACCTGGAGGCCATGTTCAAGAATTACGTGTTCCTGAATTCCGGGTTGACTATCAATTTCAACGGTCAGAAATTACATTCCAAGAGAGGGTTGTATGACTTGTTGTCAGAGAATATGAGTGGGGAGGGGTTGTACCCGATCATTCATTTGAGGGGAAATGATATTGAGATGGCAATGACACACGGACGGCAGTACGGGGAGGAGTACTACTCTTTCGTGAACGGTCAGCACACGACGCAGGGAGGTACGCACTTGATTGCTTTCCGGGAGGCCGTGGTGAAGACGATCCGTGATTTTTACAAGAAAGATTTTGATTTGGCCGATATTCGTACTTCGATTATCGCAGCGATCAGCATAAAAGTACAGGAACCGATGTTCGAGTCGCAGACGAAGACAAAGTTAGGTTCTAAAGATATAGCCCCGGAGGGGCCTTCGGTGCGTAATTTTATTTTTGATTTCGTGACGAAGGAGCTGGATAATTACCTGCACCGGAATCCGGACACGGCAGAGTTGTTATTGCGCAAGATTGTCGAGACGGAAAAGGAGCGGAAAGCGATGTCCGGTATCCAGAAGATCGCGAGAGAACGAGCCAAGCAGGTAAGCTTGCACAACCGGAAGTTGCGGGATTGTCGGGTGCATTTCAATTCCAACCATGAACGGAAGACTGAATCGTCGATATTCATTACCGAGGGGGATTCTGCCAGTGGGTCTATCACAAAGTCGCGGGACGTGAACACGCAGGCCGTGTTCAGTTTGCGGGGTAAACCGTTAAATTCCTACGGGTTGACCAAGAAGATCGTGTACGAAAACGAGGAGTTCAATCTTTTGCAGGCAGCGTTGAATATCGAGAATGGAATAGAAGAATTACGTTATAATAATATCATTATTGCCACGGATGCGGATGTGGACGGGATGCACATACGATTGTTGTTGTTGACATTCTTTTTACAGTTTTTCCCGGATGTGGTACGGTCAGGACATTTGTATATTTTGCAGACCCCGTTGTTCCGGGTGCGGAATAAGAAGGAGACACGCTATTGTTACTCTGATGCAGAACGGGAAAAAGCGATCAAGCAGTTGGGGCCGAAACCGGAGATCACGCGATTTAAAGGTTTGGGAGAGATTTCCCCGGACGAGTTCGGTGGGTTTATCGGGAAAGACATCCGTTTAGAACCGGTACGCATGACAAAGCAAGACCCGATTGGTACGATCCTATCCTATTACATGGGAAAGAACACGAACGAGCGGCAGGATTTTATTATAGATAATTTGTACGTGGAGAAGGATGAAATCTAA
- a CDS encoding ATP-binding protein has protein sequence MIKRKLRDIIEKRLFDGKAILLMGPRQVGKTTLLKELFEGREDVMWLNGDELDVQALFEGVSATRLKAMFGRKKIIIIDEAQRIPNIGLRLKLVTDQIKDVQLIATGSSAFELATKTGEPLTGRKWEYKMYPLSFGEMVDEHGLLDEKRMIPHRLIFGYYPEVVMRPGEEREILRLLSDSYLYKDVLMSDQINKPDSLVKLLQALAFQVGSQVSYNELAQLCSLDSKTVEKYVILLEQSYVIFRLNSFSRNLRNELKTSKKIYFYDNGIRNALIANFNQIEGRADRGALWENFLISERKKFLEYNRLWGNSWFWRTKEQKEIDLVEERDGKITGYEFKWNPDQKVKIPRLFLDSYENSDFQVIHRNNCDSFLLEY, from the coding sequence ATGATCAAACGGAAGTTACGGGATATTATAGAAAAGAGGCTTTTTGATGGTAAGGCGATATTGTTAATGGGCCCTAGACAGGTTGGGAAAACAACTTTATTGAAAGAGCTTTTTGAAGGTCGGGAGGATGTTATGTGGCTAAATGGCGATGAGTTGGATGTACAGGCGTTGTTTGAAGGGGTTTCGGCAACTCGTTTAAAGGCAATGTTTGGTCGTAAAAAAATAATCATTATTGATGAAGCTCAACGAATTCCTAATATAGGTTTACGTTTGAAGTTGGTGACAGACCAAATAAAAGATGTACAATTGATCGCTACAGGAAGTTCTGCATTTGAATTGGCGACCAAAACGGGAGAACCTTTGACCGGGAGAAAATGGGAGTACAAGATGTACCCGCTCTCTTTTGGCGAGATGGTAGATGAGCATGGATTACTAGATGAGAAAAGAATGATCCCGCATCGTCTGATCTTTGGTTATTATCCGGAAGTCGTGATGCGTCCGGGAGAAGAACGGGAGATTTTAAGATTATTGTCTGATAGTTATTTGTATAAAGATGTATTGATGTCGGATCAAATCAACAAGCCTGATAGTCTGGTCAAATTGTTACAGGCTCTTGCCTTTCAGGTAGGTAGCCAAGTTTCTTATAATGAATTGGCTCAATTGTGTAGCTTGGATTCAAAAACGGTGGAGAAATATGTTATTTTATTAGAACAGTCTTATGTTATTTTCAGGTTGAATTCTTTTAGTCGAAACTTAAGAAATGAGCTGAAAACCAGTAAGAAAATATACTTCTATGATAACGGTATCAGGAATGCTTTAATTGCCAATTTTAATCAAATTGAGGGACGAGCTGATCGGGGTGCTTTGTGGGAGAATTTTTTAATATCAGAAAGGAAAAAGTTTTTGGAGTATAATCGTTTGTGGGGCAATTCATGGTTTTGGCGAACAAAAGAACAAAAAGAAATTGATTTGGTTGAGGAACGAGATGGAAAAATAACAGGATATGAATTTAAATGGAATCCTGATCAGAAAGTGAAAATTCCTCGTTTGTTTTTAGATTCATACGAAAATAGCGACTTCCAAGTGATACATCGGAATAATTGTGATTCGTTTTTGCTCGAATATTGA
- a CDS encoding DNA gyrase/topoisomerase IV subunit A, translating to MSEEIENGEVENVEPEQQEENGRVRSIQHLSGMFEKWFLDYASYVILERAVPYVNDGLKPVQRRILHAMKEMDDGRFNKVANIVGSTMAYHPHGDASIKDALVQLGQKNLLVDCQGNWGNILTGDDAAAGRYIEARLSKFALEVAFNPKTTNWKLSYDGRKREPVTLPVKFPLLLAQGVEGIAVGLASKILPHNFNELLDACIAYLKNEDFVLYPDFPTGGMIDVSKYNDGLRGGVVKIRAKIEKDAGNKILRITEIPFGRTTSALIDSILKANEKGKIKIKKIDDNTAATAEILVYLAAGVSSDKTIDALYACTDCELSVSPNSCVIENDKPIFMPITDILRKSVDETVALLLLELKIKLGELETDWQYSSLEKIFIEERIYKDKEFEESESIDQVVVHVRKRLEPFLPELIRPVTDDDIKLLLEIKMKRILKFNSEQAENYIKGLEEEIARVKFDIEHIIPYSINYYENIKKKYGKGRERLTEIRNFENIEATKVVVANEKLYINREEGFIGTALKKDEFICECSDIDDVIVFRKDGTYYVTKVADKLFVGKDVLYVNVFKKNDKRTIYNVAYRDGKVGPSYVKRFFVTGTTRDKQYNLTKGTQGSRVLYFSANPNGEAEVIKVCLKPKPGMKKLVFEYDFAGLAIKGRDSQGNVLSKNDIHKISLVQKGASTLGGRKIWIDEDVLRLNTDGRGRYLGEFQGEDRILVVNKNGTYYTTDYDLSNHYEEGFSVLEKYEPEKVWSAVFFDAEQQFYYLKRFRFENVARHTLFIGETEGSYLVALSGEKRPRFEVVFGGRYESRPAEVIVADEFIAEKSYKARGKRVTTYEVKQISEIEPLDSGEEESEETASTDIDFEITNPDMLSDETQMKLDFE from the coding sequence ATGAGCGAGGAAATAGAGAACGGGGAAGTAGAGAATGTGGAGCCGGAGCAACAGGAAGAAAACGGCCGGGTGCGGTCGATTCAGCATTTGTCGGGAATGTTCGAGAAGTGGTTCTTGGATTATGCTTCCTATGTGATTCTGGAACGTGCGGTGCCTTACGTGAACGACGGGTTAAAACCTGTGCAGCGTCGTATATTACACGCGATGAAGGAGATGGATGACGGGCGGTTTAACAAGGTGGCCAATATCGTGGGGAGTACGATGGCTTATCACCCGCATGGAGATGCCTCAATCAAGGATGCGTTGGTGCAGTTGGGACAGAAGAACCTGTTGGTGGATTGTCAGGGAAACTGGGGAAATATCCTGACAGGAGATGATGCGGCTGCCGGACGTTATATCGAGGCACGTCTTTCGAAATTCGCTTTGGAGGTGGCTTTTAACCCGAAGACAACGAACTGGAAGCTGTCGTACGACGGTCGGAAAAGAGAGCCGGTGACGTTGCCCGTGAAGTTCCCGTTGTTGTTGGCGCAAGGGGTGGAAGGTATTGCCGTGGGATTGGCCTCGAAGATCTTGCCGCACAATTTCAACGAGTTGCTGGATGCCTGTATCGCTTATTTGAAAAATGAAGATTTTGTTTTATATCCGGATTTTCCGACGGGGGGAATGATCGACGTGTCGAAATATAATGACGGGTTGCGCGGGGGAGTGGTGAAAATTCGGGCCAAGATAGAGAAAGACGCCGGGAATAAGATCTTGCGAATCACGGAGATCCCATTCGGGCGGACGACTTCGGCTTTGATCGATTCGATTCTGAAGGCGAACGAGAAGGGAAAGATCAAGATCAAGAAAATTGATGATAACACGGCAGCAACGGCCGAGATTTTGGTATATCTGGCTGCGGGTGTTTCTTCCGACAAGACGATAGATGCTTTGTATGCCTGTACGGATTGCGAGTTGTCGGTTTCTCCGAACTCGTGCGTGATCGAGAATGATAAGCCGATTTTCATGCCGATTACCGATATTTTACGGAAATCGGTGGACGAAACGGTGGCCTTGTTGTTGTTGGAGTTGAAGATCAAGCTGGGCGAGTTGGAGACGGATTGGCAATATTCATCTCTGGAAAAGATATTTATTGAAGAACGTATTTACAAGGATAAAGAATTCGAGGAGAGCGAGTCGATTGATCAGGTGGTGGTTCACGTGCGGAAACGCCTGGAACCGTTCTTGCCAGAATTGATTCGTCCGGTGACGGATGACGATATAAAGCTCTTGTTGGAGATCAAGATGAAACGAATCTTGAAGTTCAACTCGGAACAGGCTGAGAATTATATTAAGGGATTGGAAGAGGAGATTGCGCGGGTGAAATTTGACATCGAGCATATCATTCCTTACTCGATCAATTATTACGAAAATATCAAGAAAAAGTACGGTAAAGGGCGGGAACGACTCACGGAAATTCGGAATTTCGAGAATATCGAGGCGACGAAGGTTGTGGTGGCAAACGAAAAGTTGTACATCAACCGGGAGGAAGGTTTTATCGGTACGGCCTTGAAGAAGGATGAGTTTATCTGCGAGTGTTCGGATATTGACGACGTGATCGTGTTCCGGAAGGATGGTACGTATTACGTGACCAAGGTGGCGGATAAGTTGTTCGTGGGAAAAGACGTGCTGTACGTGAATGTGTTCAAGAAGAATGATAAGCGCACGATATATAACGTGGCCTACCGGGATGGTAAGGTGGGACCGTCTTACGTGAAACGTTTCTTCGTGACGGGAACGACCCGCGATAAGCAATATAACTTGACGAAAGGTACGCAGGGATCACGGGTGCTGTATTTCAGTGCAAACCCGAACGGGGAGGCCGAGGTGATCAAGGTATGCTTGAAACCAAAACCGGGCATGAAGAAACTGGTGTTCGAGTATGATTTTGCAGGTTTGGCGATTAAGGGACGCGACTCGCAGGGAAACGTGTTGAGTAAGAATGATATTCACAAAATTTCGCTGGTACAGAAAGGAGCATCTACGTTGGGTGGTCGGAAAATATGGATTGACGAGGATGTATTGCGGTTGAATACTGACGGGCGTGGTCGTTACTTGGGAGAATTCCAGGGAGAGGACCGGATTCTGGTGGTGAATAAAAACGGTACTTACTACACGACGGATTATGATTTGAGTAATCACTACGAGGAGGGATTCTCGGTGCTTGAGAAATATGAACCGGAGAAAGTCTGGTCGGCTGTTTTCTTTGATGCGGAACAGCAATTCTATTACTTGAAGCGTTTCCGTTTCGAGAATGTGGCACGTCACACGCTGTTTATCGGGGAAACGGAAGGTTCGTATCTTGTAGCCTTGAGTGGTGAAAAGCGGCCTCGGTTCGAGGTTGTGTTTGGTGGACGTTACGAAAGTCGTCCGGCTGAGGTGATTGTTGCAGATGAGTTTATTGCCGAGAAATCGTACAAGGCTCGCGGAAAGCGGGTGACGACTTACGAGGTAAAACAGATCAGCGAGATCGAGCCTTTGGATAGCGGTGAGGAGGAAAGCGAGGAAACGGCTTCGACCGACATTGATTTCGAGATTACGAACCCGGATATGCTGAGTGACGAGACGCAGATGAAGTTGGATTTTGAATAA
- a CDS encoding nitroreductase family protein, translating to MLKELLLKNRSYRRFVQNVRITREELAELVGLTRYCASGRNAQALKYKVVADADLCGKVFPNLAWAGYLKDWDGPKEGERPAAYLIQLLDTSIVENCLCDDGIQAQTILLGAVEKGYGGCIIKAFKNESLREVLQLPEHLKIMYVIALGRPKETVVLEEMKDGDYKYWRETDGSHHVPKRALDELVIL from the coding sequence ATGCTGAAAGAACTGTTATTAAAAAATAGAAGTTACCGTCGTTTTGTTCAGAACGTTCGGATCACACGGGAGGAATTGGCGGAATTGGTCGGACTGACTCGGTATTGTGCTTCGGGAAGAAACGCACAGGCGTTGAAATACAAGGTGGTGGCGGATGCCGATTTGTGTGGTAAGGTGTTTCCTAATTTAGCATGGGCTGGCTATCTAAAAGATTGGGACGGTCCGAAAGAGGGAGAACGCCCGGCAGCTTATTTGATCCAATTGTTGGATACTTCTATCGTGGAGAACTGTTTGTGTGATGACGGGATTCAAGCACAGACTATATTGTTGGGAGCCGTGGAGAAAGGATATGGCGGTTGTATTATCAAGGCTTTCAAGAACGAGTCGTTGCGAGAGGTGTTGCAATTGCCGGAGCATTTGAAGATTATGTATGTTATCGCTTTGGGTAGACCAAAGGAAACGGTGGTGTTGGAAGAGATGAAAGACGGTGATTACAAGTACTGGCGGGAAACGGACGGATCGCACCACGTGCCGAAACGGGCTTTGGACGAATTGGTGATTCTATGA
- a CDS encoding PD-(D/E)XK nuclease family protein: MNSFLHLLAKDLIQKYGHNFDNLSILFPNKRAGLFLAQELAQLIDRPVWMPEILTLSEFIERQTGLKKAEELTLIIKLYKTYQEYAGTTERFDDFYFWGNMLLGDFDDIDKYLVDAKDLFSNITALREIESAFPYLTPEQVEFIQSFWRSFNSEKYSREQQEFLNVWDKLYPTYTRFKAKLLDENLCYEGMGQRLFCEQLSQHHTDRQLIFAGFNALNQCEKRIFSYFRDNRQALFYWDYDLYYSANDNHEAGLYIRENMKLFPNALGLEHFNNFRYNDKAIEYISVPSTIGQAKLIPTLIEQIHPERQDSYTDTAIVLCDESLLTPVIHSIPDTIDKINITMGYPAQNTSIAALIAMLGDLKHYAKKEGEMTHYYYKPVIALLNHKLIKSSCSEDIPKITNYINTNNIVYVAEKSLQFSEITRTIFSSSEENLLDYLLRILKQLIASIQPESHEGLAIEKEFLFTIFTTIQGIKNTFIEENIIPDNKFYLQIIHKILQGVSIPFSGEPLEGMQIMGLMETRMLDFKNLIILSANEGILPKGGHASSFIPYNLRLGFGLPTPEHMDALFAYYFYRLLQRAKNIKLLYTDVTKGMSSGEMSRFLYQIKYESGLPIREVHFQNKISVQDNPTISIPKNPSILKQLKSYTDENERGISPSALNTYMECHLKFYFKYIARIKEKEEMAEELDHRLLGTIFHQSTQSLYQTFPDGEITAEGLDALTKNDSLIEQHIQTAYEKLYDTTVSKMLESGANDLVLSVVKKYVKKVFEFDKTLCPFHIISMERKYRMPVTISAFDQPTVIYVEGDIDRVDRVAQGTRVIDYKTGADKTDLKDLPSIFDSNNKQRNKAAFQTLLYCMMYEYENPGTDPILPGIYSTKLLFTPNYSYLLKCNKEPIHRFKPYEPEFQDLLVQLLEKLFSPEVPFTQTELPEKCRTCSYNEICKRK, from the coding sequence ATGAATTCGTTTCTTCATCTCCTGGCAAAAGATCTGATTCAGAAATATGGCCACAATTTTGACAACCTGAGCATTCTGTTCCCGAACAAACGAGCCGGACTATTCTTAGCTCAAGAACTGGCCCAACTGATTGATCGTCCCGTGTGGATGCCGGAGATTCTGACGTTGAGCGAATTCATAGAACGCCAGACCGGACTGAAAAAAGCCGAAGAACTGACTCTTATCATCAAACTTTACAAGACCTATCAAGAATATGCCGGAACGACCGAACGTTTTGACGATTTCTATTTTTGGGGCAATATGTTACTTGGGGATTTCGATGACATAGACAAATATCTCGTGGACGCCAAAGACCTCTTTTCCAACATCACGGCATTGAGGGAAATTGAATCCGCCTTCCCCTACCTTACCCCGGAACAGGTGGAGTTTATTCAAAGTTTCTGGCGGAGTTTCAACTCGGAAAAATACAGTCGGGAACAACAGGAATTTCTAAACGTATGGGATAAACTCTACCCGACCTACACTCGTTTTAAGGCAAAACTACTCGATGAAAACTTGTGCTACGAAGGTATGGGACAACGTCTATTCTGCGAACAACTCTCCCAACATCACACGGATCGTCAACTGATATTTGCCGGATTCAATGCCTTAAACCAATGCGAGAAACGGATATTTTCCTATTTTCGGGACAACCGACAAGCCCTCTTCTACTGGGATTACGACTTGTACTATTCGGCAAACGACAACCACGAGGCAGGCCTTTATATCCGGGAGAACATGAAACTGTTCCCCAATGCCCTGGGACTGGAACATTTCAACAACTTCAGGTACAACGATAAAGCCATCGAGTACATCTCTGTTCCCTCAACCATCGGACAGGCCAAACTGATCCCGACACTGATTGAACAAATCCATCCGGAACGGCAGGATTCATACACGGACACGGCCATCGTCCTTTGCGACGAAAGCCTACTCACCCCGGTCATTCATTCTATTCCCGACACGATCGACAAAATCAACATCACGATGGGGTATCCGGCACAGAACACGTCTATTGCCGCCTTGATTGCCATGCTGGGAGATTTAAAGCATTATGCCAAGAAAGAGGGAGAAATGACCCATTATTACTACAAACCAGTCATCGCCCTGTTGAACCATAAACTAATAAAAAGTTCCTGTTCGGAAGATATTCCCAAGATCACGAATTACATTAACACGAACAATATCGTGTACGTGGCAGAAAAAAGTCTTCAATTCAGCGAAATCACACGAACCATATTCTCCTCGTCGGAAGAGAACTTACTCGATTACCTGTTGCGCATTTTGAAACAACTGATTGCTTCCATACAGCCCGAAAGCCATGAAGGACTAGCCATCGAAAAGGAATTTCTATTCACGATTTTCACGACGATTCAAGGCATTAAAAATACCTTTATCGAAGAAAATATTATCCCGGACAATAAGTTTTACCTGCAAATTATTCACAAGATATTACAAGGTGTGTCCATCCCATTCTCCGGAGAGCCGCTAGAAGGAATGCAGATCATGGGATTGATGGAAACCCGTATGCTGGATTTCAAAAACCTGATTATCCTGTCCGCCAACGAGGGAATTCTACCGAAAGGCGGACACGCCTCGTCATTTATCCCCTACAACCTGCGACTGGGATTCGGATTACCAACTCCGGAACACATGGATGCCCTTTTCGCCTATTACTTTTACCGCCTCTTGCAACGGGCTAAAAACATCAAACTATTGTACACTGATGTCACGAAAGGCATGAGTAGCGGCGAGATGAGTCGTTTCCTTTACCAGATAAAATACGAATCGGGACTACCCATCCGAGAAGTCCATTTCCAAAACAAAATATCGGTTCAGGACAACCCGACCATTTCCATCCCTAAAAATCCGTCGATTTTAAAGCAACTGAAAAGCTACACGGATGAAAACGAACGGGGCATCTCGCCATCCGCGCTCAACACGTACATGGAGTGTCACCTGAAATTTTATTTCAAATATATCGCCCGGATCAAGGAGAAAGAAGAGATGGCCGAAGAGTTGGATCACCGCCTGTTAGGGACTATTTTCCATCAAAGTACACAATCTCTCTACCAAACTTTCCCCGACGGGGAGATCACGGCAGAAGGTCTCGATGCCTTGACGAAAAACGATTCACTGATAGAACAACACATTCAGACTGCCTACGAAAAGTTATACGACACGACTGTGTCCAAAATGCTGGAAAGCGGGGCCAATGACCTTGTACTATCTGTCGTGAAAAAATACGTGAAGAAGGTTTTCGAATTTGATAAAACGTTATGTCCTTTCCACATCATTTCCATGGAAAGAAAATATCGTATGCCCGTCACGATTTCCGCTTTTGACCAGCCCACCGTGATCTACGTGGAAGGAGACATCGACCGGGTTGACCGGGTCGCCCAAGGAACCCGTGTCATAGACTACAAAACCGGAGCCGACAAAACCGATCTTAAAGACCTGCCGTCCATCTTTGATTCAAACAATAAACAGCGAAATAAAGCGGCTTTCCAAACCTTGCTCTATTGCATGATGTACGAGTACGAAAATCCGGGTACAGACCCGATTCTTCCGGGAATATACAGCACGAAGTTGCTTTTCACACCGAATTACAGCTATCTGTTGAAGTGTAACAAAGAACCGATTCATCGCTTTAAACCATACGAACCGGAATTTCAAGATCTACTCGTGCAATTATTGGAAAAACTCTTTTCACCCGAAGTACCGTTCACGCAAACGGAATTACCGGAAAAGTGCCGTACTTGCTCGTACAACGAAATCTGTAAACGGAAATAA